In Pedobacter sp. W3I1, one DNA window encodes the following:
- a CDS encoding glycosyltransferase family protein: MKILYAIQGTGNGHISRAREIIPLLQQYGELDILVSGTQADVKLSQPVKYQLHGFSFIFGKKGGVDHFKTWLNMNLFRFRKDMKQLPLKEYNLIVNDFEPVSAWACKLQGIECVSLSHQAAFKSKKVPRPRTLDWGKLILSRYAPTKYHIGFHFDRYDSFIHTPVIRAEIRNLKSENLGHYTVYLPAIDDKRLVKLFTQLPDITWQVFSKHSKVAYQEGNVFVEPVNNEKFNKSLATCEGLFTGGGFEGPAEALYLKKKLLVAPMRFQFEQQCNAYALKQFGLPVIWGSTRNWLPIIKNWIENPQQHEFNFPDETAQIIDDMVKKYARV; this comes from the coding sequence ATGAAGATACTTTACGCAATACAGGGAACAGGTAACGGTCATATCAGTAGGGCGAGGGAAATTATCCCTTTGCTTCAGCAGTATGGCGAATTGGATATTTTAGTAAGTGGAACACAGGCCGATGTGAAACTCAGTCAGCCCGTAAAATACCAGTTACATGGCTTCAGTTTTATTTTTGGAAAAAAAGGTGGTGTAGACCATTTTAAAACATGGCTGAACATGAATCTTTTCCGCTTTAGGAAAGATATGAAGCAGCTGCCGCTTAAAGAGTACAATTTAATCGTTAACGATTTTGAACCTGTAAGCGCCTGGGCCTGTAAGCTGCAGGGCATAGAATGTGTGTCATTGAGCCATCAGGCTGCATTTAAATCTAAAAAAGTACCCCGCCCAAGAACTTTAGATTGGGGGAAGCTTATTTTGAGCCGCTATGCACCTACCAAATACCACATTGGCTTTCATTTCGATCGTTACGATAGCTTTATCCATACTCCGGTAATCAGGGCAGAGATCCGAAACCTGAAAAGTGAAAATTTAGGACATTATACGGTCTATCTTCCAGCCATTGACGATAAACGTTTGGTAAAGCTCTTTACACAGCTACCTGATATTACATGGCAGGTTTTTTCTAAACACAGTAAAGTTGCCTACCAGGAAGGGAACGTTTTTGTGGAGCCTGTTAACAACGAAAAATTTAATAAAAGTCTGGCCACTTGTGAAGGTTTGTTTACCGGCGGTGGTTTCGAAGGCCCCGCAGAAGCACTTTATTTAAAGAAAAAGTTGCTGGTTGCGCCTATGCGTTTTCAGTTTGAACAACAATGTAATGCCTATGCCTTAAAACAGTTTGGGTTGCCTGTGATTTGGGGAAGTACCAGAAACTGGTTGCCTATTATCAAAAACTGGATAGAAAATCCGCAACAGCATGAGTTTAATTTTCCGGATGAAACTGCCCAAATAATTGATGATATGGTGAAGAAATATGCCAGGGTTTAG
- a CDS encoding UDP-2,3-diacylglucosamine diphosphatase has protein sequence MDKRNVDVVVISDVHLGTYGCHAKELLKYLKSIKPKTLILNGDIIDIWQFSKSYWPESHMKVIRKLMKFVSEGVQVHYLTGNHDEMLRKFDGMEMGTFHLQNKLILELDGKKAWFFHGDVFDVTMQHSKWLAKLGAVGYDTLILINSFVNWILTAFGREKMSFSKKIKAKFKDAVKFINSFEQTAAELAIEKGYQYVVCGHIHQAEQREIATEDGKVLYLNSGDWVESLTALEYENKNWTVFKYEHQHFTKDELDEGILSDAEDLKSKLDINILLQNIKYEIAQ, from the coding sequence ATGGATAAAAGAAATGTCGATGTAGTCGTGATATCCGATGTACATTTAGGCACCTATGGTTGCCATGCAAAAGAACTTCTAAAATATCTGAAGAGCATAAAGCCAAAAACGTTGATCTTAAACGGCGATATCATCGATATCTGGCAGTTCAGCAAAAGTTATTGGCCCGAATCGCACATGAAAGTGATCCGTAAACTGATGAAATTCGTGTCAGAAGGTGTGCAGGTTCACTACCTGACCGGGAATCATGATGAGATGCTCCGCAAGTTTGATGGTATGGAAATGGGGACTTTCCACCTTCAGAATAAGTTAATCTTAGAACTGGATGGTAAAAAAGCATGGTTTTTTCATGGTGATGTTTTCGATGTAACCATGCAACATTCTAAATGGCTGGCTAAACTTGGCGCGGTTGGCTATGATACGCTTATCCTCATTAATAGTTTTGTAAACTGGATACTCACCGCATTTGGAAGAGAAAAGATGAGTTTTTCGAAAAAAATCAAAGCTAAATTTAAAGATGCTGTAAAGTTTATAAACAGTTTTGAGCAAACAGCAGCAGAACTGGCTATCGAAAAAGGGTATCAGTATGTCGTTTGTGGTCATATTCATCAGGCTGAGCAACGCGAAATTGCTACCGAAGATGGTAAAGTGCTTTACCTGAACAGTGGCGATTGGGTAGAAAGTTTAACCGCTTTAGAATATGAAAACAAAAACTGGACGGTTTTTAAATACGAGCATCAGCATTTTACGAAAGATGAATTGGATGAAGGAATCCTTTCTGATGCCGAGGATTTAAAAAGTAAACTGGACATAAATATTCTTTTACAGAATATAAAATATGAAATTGCCCAATAA